A region of Gracilinanus agilis isolate LMUSP501 unplaced genomic scaffold, AgileGrace unplaced_scaffold49684, whole genome shotgun sequence DNA encodes the following proteins:
- the ORAI1 gene encoding calcium release-activated calcium channel protein 1 produces the protein MVEVQLDASHDYPPGLLIAFSACTTVLVAVHLFALMISTCILPNIEAVSNVHNLNSVKESPHERMHRHIELAWAFSTVIGTLLFLAEVVLLCWVKFLPLKKQPEPPQPSNFTPGQEAAIASTTIMVPFGLVFIVFAVHFYRSLVSHKTDRQFQELNELAEFARLQDQLDHRGDHPLTPGGHFA, from the exons ATGGTGGAGGTGCAGCTGGACGCCAGCCACGACTACCCGCCCGGGCTGCTGATCGCCTTCAGCGCCTGCACCACGGTCCTGGTGGCCGTGCACCTCTTTGCCCTGATGATCAGCACGTGTATCCTGCCCAACATCGAGGCGGTCAGCAACGTCCACAACCTCAACTCGGTGAAAGAGTCCCCCCACGAGCGCATGCACCGCCACATCGAGCTGGCCTGGGCCTTCTCCACGGTCATCGGCACGCTGCTCTTCCTGGCCGAGGTGGTCCTGCTCTGCTGGGTCAAGTTCCTGCCCCTCAAGAAGCAGCCCGAGCCGCCGCAGCCCAGCAA CTTTACGCCGGGCCAGGAGGCGGCCATCGCCTCCACCACCATCATGGTCCCCTTCGGCCTGGTCTTCATCGTCTTTGCGGTCCACTTTTACCGCTCGCTGGTCAGCCACAAGACCGACAGGCAGTTCCAAGAGCTGAATGAGCTGGCCGAGTTTGCCCGGCTGCAGGACCAGCTGGACCACAGAGGGGATCACCCACTGACCCCCGGCGGCCACTTTGCCTGA